taaagacagagaatgtCAGAGTGGCTTTCTTTAAAAAGGCAAGACTCAAATTATATGATGTCTTAAAGAAACCcacgggcttccttggtggcgcagtggttgagaatctgcctgccaatgcaggggacgcaggtttgagccctggtctgggaagatcccacgtgccgcggagcaactagtggctgtgagccacaactactgagcctgtgcgtctggagcttgcgctccgcaacaagagaggccgcgacagtgagaggcccgcacaccgcgatgaagagtggcccccgcttgccgcaactagggaaagccctcgcacagaaacgaagacccaacacagccaaaaataaataaataaaaataaaggaattcctttaaaaaaaaaaaaagaaacccactaTAAAGGTATAGATAGGTTCAAAgtaaaagaataggaaaagatATACCATTCCAACactaatcaaaggaaagctgaagTAATTATATTAACacacaaagcaaaaacaattgaaagaaataaagtcaaaattAATAGTTTGATATTTgtgcattcttttcaagtacacatggaactgATATGGGCTATCTTCTgaaccacaaaacaaatctcaatttgaaaagattaaaatacagACTGTTCTCTGCCCTGGGTAGAATTGAACTAGAAGTAAATAACAAAGATATCTAGAAAATCTCAAAGCGTTTGGAAATTAATACCTTTCTAAATATCCTTTGGTTCAAAGAAGTAATCACAAGGGATATTAGAAAAcactttgaactgaatgaaaattaaagcaaaacatatcaaaatttgtgcttaaaaaaaaaagcagttcttagTAGGAAATTTGTTGTAACGTTGAATGCGTatattcaaaaagaataaactcaaaTAATTGACCTGAGCCTCTACCTTAAACtaagggaaaaagaataaagtaaacccaaagtaagcagaagaaggaaataaagtttaaaaaaacccagtaaaatagaaacaaaaataataaagcaagtgAGATCAATggttatttctttgaaaagattaataaaatctaGTCAAACTTAGAAAGACAAATTATAaatgtcagaaatgaaagaatagacATAACTAAAGATCCTACAGATAAGagatttttattaactttattacAATAAATTCTACAatttaataaaatggagaaatattttgaaatacacaAACTGCTGAAGCTCACATAAGAAGAAACATATAACCTGAATATCTAAATCTATGAGACAAATTTAAGTCATCGTTAAAAATCTttcctcagggcttccctggtggcgcagtggttgagaatctgcctgccaatgcaggggacacaggttcgagccctggtctgggaagatcccacatgccgcagagcagctgggcccgtgagccacaactactgagcctgcgtgtctggagcctgtgctccgcaacaagagaggcccgcaacggtgagaggcccgcgcaccacgatgaggagtggcccccacttgccacaactagagaaagcccttgcacagaaacgaagacccaacacagccataaataaattaaaaaaaaaaaaatctttcctcagggcttccctggtggcgcagtggttaagaacccgcctgccaatgcaggggacatggattcgagccctggtctgggaagattccacatgctgcagagcaactaagcccgtgcaccacaactactgagcgtgcgctctagagcccgcgagcctagagcccctgctccgcaacaagagaagccaccacaatgggagcccgcgcaccgcaacgaagagtagcccccgcttgccgcaactagagaaagcccacgtgcagcagcgaagagccaacgcagccaaaaattaattaattaattaattaattaattaaagaaaaaaagaactaagggAATAAGACAAAAACACAAAGGGAACAGGAGAGACATGAGGAGTGAGAAGTGACACAGTGTGGATATGCAGGGGGCCCTgagtcttcaaaaaaaaaaaaatctttcctcatAGAAAGCTCCAGGCCCAGGTGCCTTCACTTTATGGATTCTACCAAGTATTTAAGGAATTAATGTTACCAGTTCTAtacaaattctttcagaaaatagcaGAGAGGGAGcacctcccacctcagagggAGACCTAAAAGAATTTACCAAAAAAGCTACCAAAAAgacccaaaaccaaacaaaaacaaagctaaaaactTGAAGTGAGGTGTAGGGAGTTTATCAAGGTGACAGGATACAGTCAGTATATTAAAATCTATTGTTTCTATGTCCTAGCAATgaacaaatggaaattaaaatgaaaatagaccTCATCTCaggtgattaaaaataaaacggTGAGAATTTTGTAACTAGATTGCCTGGGTATAAATCAGAGCCCTATCATTTACTAGATATGTactcttcaataaaatttaaattttttctatgcCTGAGTTTCATCATTTTGAAAACAGGTAGTATGTAATTGCATCTGCATCTGTAGGGTTGGTAAGAAAATGCATGGAAAGTCTCCTTAGGTCAGTAGCCTGCTCAGGTCAGGGTGGGCTGTCCTCCTCTACCCCAGCCCCCCTTATTTCTTAAATGCATCCTCAGGAGCTAGGAGAAGCAGAAGTAagtgtccccatttcacagacgggGAAGTGCCTTGCCCAAGGATACAGCTGAACTCAGCATTCACCCTTTGGTCAGCAACATACATGGTGGAAAAGATGGCTGTAGCAGGGAGGCTCAGAAGCAGGAGGGAACATGGACACAGCTCCCACAGGGCTGTTTCTGCCACAGACATGGACGTCCCGCTGCCTGATGAAGTTCTACGCTGTGGTGGCCGCCTCACCCACATCCTGGGAAAACCACAAGATTGCAGAGAGGATCGAACAGCGAATCTTGAACTCCAACCCTGTCATGGAAGCTTTTGGTGAGCTTGGTGTCCTCGGCACAGTACCTCAGTCCCATTTCCTCTGGGATTTGCCACCttccagggaaaggagcagtgttCTCTTTAGGAGAGGGGTGGAGGGTAGTTTATCATTCACTGCCATGGATCCCCAACTTCCTCCCAGGTACCCTCAGCCTCCTTCCAGTAGAGGTGACGTCACTCTGTCGTCCCCTCCCTCTAGCCTAAGCAGGTGTAGCAGTGGTGCTGGAGAGGACCTTCTGGCTTGCCCAGTCCAAACCCCATCCTTCCGAACAGCTTCCTGATGGTTCAGGGAAGGGGACTTGTCTAAGGATGCACAACAATTCGTGTCCATGTTGGCACTCTAGATGTTGTGCCTTACCGTCTGCCTCAACAGTAACAGCTTGTTTTTGATCCTTCTTCTCCTTCAAAGAAACCAGTCCCTGACTGCCTAGATTGTCTCTTTCCACTTCATTACCAGGAAGTTCTAACTCAGCTGAATCGCATTTGCTAAAGCCCGAGTGCCCAGTCCCTAGTCCTGTCCCTTGTGACATGGAAACCAACAAAGGGGCCTTTAGGTGACTTGAGGATAGAGACCTGGCCCCAGCAGACCTGAGGCCACCTTAGCCCGTGGGGACTCTGTAAACATAAGGTGTGATCTGTAGGGAACGCGTGCACGCTGAGGAATAACAACAGTAGCCGCTTTGGGAAGTTCATCCAGCTTCAGCTGAACAGGTAACCTCTGCTGCCAGTCTCTGTGCCAGTCTggctgctgggggcggggggagtgtgAAAGTGGCTGGGGCAGTGCCCAGCCTGGGCCACCCGTGTGGGCAGAACTCAGCTCCTCCTGGTATGTTTTTCTGTGTGATAAGTGAACCTGAGGGTGATCTTTGAACCTGGAGAAATCTTAACTACTCCAGCCTGAGGGACCCTGGGGCAGTGTGCTTGTGCAGCCCATGTGTTCCAGCTTCTACCCTTGCTCAGAGACTTCTAGCTAAACTGCCACCTCTTGGCCACACCTCTGAGCTTGAAGCTGGGGCTCTGTTCCTGCCTCGGGATGGGGCCAAATAATGTACAGAGACCTTGGTCCTGCCCCTGAGCTGGTTGGAGGGCAATGTCCCAGACCCCCAACCAAGGACCTGCTGAGTGGTCCCTAGTCCTCACAACCCCCATTGCCTAAGTGGAAGAGTTGGGGGAGGTTGcagtctggcacacagtaagtgcccaATAAGTGTCTATGGAATGAACAGGCAACTAATGGGCTCCAGCCTGCTTGTGCCCAGGGCCCAGCAGATGACTGGAGCTGCAGTTCAGACCTACTTGCTAGAGAAAACTCGAGTGGCCTGCCAGGCCTCCAGTGAGAGGAACTTCCACATCTTCTATCAGGTCTGTACCAGGTGGGGCCCACAGCTGCCCAGATGCAGGGCGGAGATGGGTCTGTGCCCCTAAaccttcccctccctgccttgcTTCATGCCTGCCTATTCACCTGGTTTCAGCGATGCCACCACTTATTCCTGCAAACTTTATGTAACACTTCTGCCACACACTGGATCTTGGCTCCCGGGATGGTTTTGGCATGGGAACGTGCTTGCCTTCTCTGTCAGATCAGAAGGTCCTTGAGGCTGGGACTGTCTCCGCAATGGAAACTCTCACTCTCAGACAGAGGCTTGTCCTCAAACGGCAACTGGGAACAAGGACTTCCCTAGACTGTGCCTCCTCTGTCAGACTGGGGGACCCCCAAGGCATGGGTAGTACGTCTCCCTGCTCTCAGATTGGGACTGGGGGCTCCCCAGGTGGGGTTTTGCTTTCTTCGTCATACTGCAGACCCCCTCAGTGAGTTTTTTTGCATCGGGTGGAGACGCCCAGAACTGCTTGCTGCTGCTTTTGCccccctgcctgccctgggctCTACGGGAACCTCAGCCTTGTGACGTTGCTGCCGTTTCTCACTGCTCTCTTCCCAACCCCGGGCTTACGCAGGCCTAGGCTTCCCCAGCACCCCCAGCTCAGCCCCCGTCCCCATCCCCACAGATCTGCAAAGGAGCCAGTGCGGACGAGAGGCTCCAGTGGCACCTCCCTGAGGGAGCCGCCTTCTCCTGGCTGCCCAACCCAGAGAGGACCTTGGAAGGTAGGGGGAGTCTTACCCAGCACCCTGGGCCGGCCCGGCAGCACCCACCCATCCCGACAGGGCCCGCCTCCCTCACCCCTCGCTGCCCCTGCTGACCTCTGGTCCTGACACTGGGCTgtgacttggattccttttcaGAGGATTGTTTCGAGGTGACCAGGGAGGCCATGCTTCTTTTGGGCATCGATGCCCCCACCCAGAACAACATCTTTCAGGTCAGAGGAAAAGCCACACCACTGACATGTGGCAGCGGTGATGGGCAGCCCCTTTTATAGGGCCCTTCTCTCAACGTGTGAGACTCTCTTCTTGAGGGTCTAGGACGTTAGGCCCCACTGCACAATCTCCAAGGAGTCGACCGCCTCTCTGTGAGGCTGAGCCTGGAGACTGGGGGTCAGGGTGGATGGGGGAAGAGAGGACAGTGGCAGGGCACATAGTGCTATTGAATAGGCCAGCACAGTGACCCACGGAGGGCAAAGTGCCTGGGTCAGTTATGGCTCCattaaacagaatagagaaacgATGCTGCCACGTGTTTGTCTAGTGTGTTAGTTTTTAAATCATGTTCACACCTCTTAGCTCACTTGGTCTTTTTCAACAGACCATGGGTATGgagattattcccattttatgctTGAGAAAACTAGAGACCTGCCCACGGCCAGACAGCACTAAGTGGTGGTGCAGATAGGGTTTGTACCGGACGTAGTAATTCCGCTTTCccaccctcttcctcttcctcctgggaCACAGTGCTCACCCAGAGGAACTGGGCCCCGCTCATCCCCACTGGTGGTCTCCCTTCTCCCATCTTTCTCCTCACTCCTGCAGAGCGGCGGGAGGGGATCTGTAGGATTGGCTGGCAGCAGAGGCAGGGATGCCGCTGCAGGGAGATGGCCATGCAGTGGGAAGAGACCTCCACCTCCAGAAGGGGGCTGCTCAGGCTGTAGGGGGAGATCACAGCCCGTATGGGCACCGCCAGGCAAGAGCTTGGCCAGAGGGACAGCACATAGGACAAGCCCAGGACAAGTGGACGACACTAGGAGTCTGGACAGGAGTGCTGGCTTGAGGGTGGCATGACCTTCTGTCCCAGCCACACTGCCCATCAGCACAGTAGTCTTCTCCTGAGGTGGGTTGTGGCCTGAAAGCCAGTAGCATGTGGACACACCCTCTCTGGGACCAGACAGGGATGGTGGGAGAGGCCCTGCTCTACCGATACCAGGCCCAAAGGTTTCCAAGTTGCTGGACCCAGGGGTCCCCTTTCTACAGCCCCTGGGGGCTCATCCATGCGGGTCATTGAGTGCGAAGGCAAGGGAGCACCCACTGGACAGAGACCAAGATCACAGATCCTGCCCTAGGCTGGGCTGTCAGAAGCCCAGCAGTGCTGAGAAAGAGCCAGAAGGAGCCAGAGCCAGGCCCCCACCAGCCACACAGAGGTAGGGCCAGTCCACGAGGAACAGGAGCGGCCTTCCCACACAGTATGCTCTTGGAGTCGGGGGGCAGGGGGACAGACTGGGGGTGACATGGCGGCCCCAGCGGCTGCCCCGGGAGGGATCTGAAGTCCGATTGCCTGTGTTCTCATCCTGCCTTTCTCCTTTACCAAGCATGTGGCCTCGGGCTTGTGATTTAACCTCTCCCCATCTCATCTCTGTCATGGGCACCACCATAGCACGTGCCTCATTGGTTGTTGAAAAGATTACATGAAATGATGCATGTAACTTGTGTAGAATTGTGCCTGGCCGAGTCATGGAGTAAGTGGGCAGTAATTGAGAGCTGTTATTATTCTGTTATCATAATCTTCATATTCAGCAGGAGAGAGACCCTTCCCAGGCTGGGCTCTAGCCCTTGAGAAGGGGCCCACTTCGTGTCCTCTCCTGCCCCCTCAGGCCCTAGCTGGACTGCTGCACCTCGGCAACACCCGGTTTGCTGACTCCGAGAACgaagcccagccctgcccactgaTGGACGATGCTGAGTGTGAGTGCAAGGATGGGGGGCCTGCACCTCAGGCTCTGGTCACACACCCAGGGAGCAAGGCAGGCCCTGCCGGAAAAGAGGCAGCATTTGGTGGgattgggtgggagggaggccagaAGGTGAAATTTGGAATCAGTGCCCTTGAAGCCATAAGCTATAGGGCCCTGCCCTGGAGAAGTTACTCCTCACCCCATCTCTGCTGCAGCAGATAGCATCACccacatcttacagatgagaaaacgagAGCTGGAGGGTTTATAAAGTGGTTTATCCCACTCATGGCCGTGTGGACTGGCACACAGAagccctgggttcaagtcctgcctCTGCCTTGGCCAAGCCTCCTCACCCACCTGCACCTGGGTTCACTCTGCCCCATTGGGTGGGTCGTGTTTCCACTGTGATGACTTCACGGGGCCTTGTGCAGAGGGATGTTTGGATGGAGGGTGTTTGTGCCTCCCAGGCTCTGTCAGGACATCGGCCTCACTGCTGCGGCTCCCAGAAGACGCTCTGCTGGAGACACTGCGGATTCGGACCATCAGGGCAGGCAGGTGGCAGCAGGTGTTCCGGAAGCCCTGCTCCCGGGCCGAGTGTGACACCCGCAGAGACTGTCTGGCCAAACTGGTCTATGCACGGTGAGTGCTctgggccctgccctcctcccaggccccccCATCTGGAGTTGGAACAGACCCCTCAGGCAGTACGGCTGGGCCCAGGGTGAGGGCTGCCAGATAAAGCAGACGGGttccctgccctgctccccagaccctggggggcaggagggagtggCTCCTGGGCTTTCCCCAAGCAAGGCCCTTGGCTTGATTCCGGACTACTCTGCGTGGAGAAGTTGCCACCTGGCCTAGATTCAGCATGTTATTAAAGTACAGGAGCTTGCCTTGACCTTGGTGATAGGTGAGGaaggcctgcctgcctgcctgctggcAAGGCCGGCCCCAGAGGTGATGTGGGTCCCTCCCAGGTCCAGGTGCAGACCCATGGGTGAATAGGCTCTTCTGTCTCTGTGTGCCCTTGTACTCTTGGTAGTCACCTGGGGAATTTGATAGATGGTGGTAGAGCCAGAAGCTTTGCCCACAGTCTTGAGCAACACTATGCAGCAAGTGGAGCCCAGAACAGGGGGAAGGCGGGGGTCCTGGCCTTTTCCTCTTGGTTCTGTGGGCATCTCTACCCTTTGGCCATGTGGTTAAGGAGTGATTTGTTACTCTGGGTTCTGAGACCCTTTGGGGTGCCATTGAGAGTGTCTGGGGGCCCAGGATCCTCTGAAATTATGGGACAgaacacatatgtgtgtatgtgtgtgtgcatgtgcttaTAGGAACTTGGGTACCTGTGGAGAGGGTCCCCCTGCTTTCACGAACTTCTCAAGAGCTAAGAGACTGAGAAGCTCTGCTAAGGGAATAAGATCCTCTGAGTGAAAATGGCCCAGGGCAGCTGGGCCCAGACTGAACCCAGTTCAGCAAGGTACTCTGTTCTCACTCCCTAGAAGCGAATTTCAGGTCAGAATTTGAGGCCAAAGATTTTTGAAGCTTTTGTGTCAAATCACTGCAAAATGAGCAGGTAAAGTGTGATGATCACAGACACAGTGAGTCTCTAATCATGGATCAGTTTACACACAGCAAACAGGTCATTGTATCACTAGGCCACTCAGTTTTAGTACCGCAAATGGGTATTTGAAGCCCTTGTTGCAAAAACAGGAATCATTTACTGAATTGAGAAAACGTTGCAGAGCAATCACTTAAACAAACGGTGGGGAAGAAACCCTTACGCAGTGTCCTGTGTGTCACCACGTTGAGCGGCAACCACCCCGTCATCTCAGGGGCGGTGGCTCCAGAGCGCAGGATGCCACTGTCCGCCTCGGGTGACTCGGGCCCTCGTGCAGGACGGAGTGGGGGATGTGGTGGGGCCTTGAGCTCTGGCCTCCGCAGGCCGAGGTTTGCAGGGGAGTCCAGTGAAGTCAGTTCTTCACCGTCCCACCCAGAGCTGCCTGTCAGCCCCTTCTCATCAAGATGCAGCTGGGTGTCCAGCCAGGGGACTGAGGCCGACCCACTCCCCGTCTAGCCCCAGAGGCTATACCAGACCTCAGTGGTAGcacaggttcagttccagaccaccacaacaaagtgagtcacacgaatttCTTGGTTTCGTGGTGCATAGCAATGTTATATTTACACCATACTGTAGACTATTACGTGTGCAATAGCTTTATGTCCAAAAGAACAATGTGcataacttaattttaaaataacgctgttgggaaaatggcgctgatagacgtgctcgatgcagggttgccacagaccttcaatttgtaaaacacgcaataaagcaaagcacaataaaaaggGATATGCCTGCAGTTGGTCCCGTGCTCAGTCTTGCTCGCGGATAGGCCAGGTCTTCGTATGCCCGGAAACACGCATGACCACAGCCTGCGTGTGTAGTGGGTCAAGACAGGATGGGCAGGACACGAGAGGAGAGTGTTTAGCCCTTGACCTGCCAGGCTCAGAAGACAGGCCCTCCAAGGTGTGGCACCCAGGCTGCAGGGACAGTCCTGCCACCCCTCAGGCTCAGCCTGACGCCTCTCACCAGagcccactccccccaccccgccccaacaGGCTGTTTGACTGGCTGGTATCGGTGATCAACAGCAGCATCTGTGCGGACCCCGACTCCTGGACCACGTTCATAGGTAGCAGGGGCTCACCCTCCAGGAACCCTCCTTCAGAAAAAGGACAGGAGTGCCCCGCACAGAGAGCAGAGCCCTGGGTCTACTGCGGGACTCTGGGcagctcctttccctcctctgcaGCCGTCTCCTCACCCTCCGCCAGTGTGTGGGCGAGGTCTCTGCTCTCCGGTGCCCGCATCTGACCGTCCCTAGCTCTCCAGGCAGGCTCAGCTGGCGGCCGGGCCACGAGGGGCCCCTTCTCTCCCCGGAGACCCAGCTCCGGTCTCAGGAGAGTAGTGGGGGTGGTGAAGGAGCTAGATTAGAAGGGACATGGGGGACATGGTAACATCATGGGAACCTGCTAGGGGAGGAAGTGAAGCTCAGAAGCGTCGGTGAAGTTTGctcacagaatggtggaattctaGGCACCAACTGAGCGCGTGAGACTCAGGCCGTCCAAACCGGGTTGGACACACAGCGTTCCCCGGGACCTGGTCCCCTGACACCTCGTTCGGCCTCTTCCTGCTCTGAGCTCTGAGGGGACAGGAGGCTGCCCTGGGAACCACGCTGGGGTGGGAGGTGCTCTGCTCACCGCTGGGTATCGTGCTCGCTCCGCCTCAGCTCCGGGCTGCCAAGCATGAGGCTTTACCCTGGGCTCCTGTCGTCCCGCGGGCCCCGCCGCCTCCTGCACTGGCCCCACGGGATCTCCCCTTCCTGCCAGGCCTGCTGGATGTGTACGGGTTTGAGTCCTTCCCCACCAACAGTCTGGAACAGTTGTGCATCAACTACGCCAACGAGAAGCTGCAGCAGCACTTCGTGGCTCACTACCTCAGGGCCCAGCAGGTGAGGGGTAGGGTGGTCCTGcgtcctctctttctccctggcccccagccccatccctggATCTGACCAGACGTCTTCGGTTCCTTCTTTGACACTGCTCTGGAACGGGCTGTGGTGCTGAGGCCAGCGTGGGATGGCCACCTGGACCGCAGACCGCAGTTGCCTTCTGCCACCCCACTCCCGCCTCTGCCCCCAGGAGGAGTACACAGCTGAGGGCCTGGAGTGGTCGACTGTCAGCTACCAGGACAACCAGACCTGTTTGGATCTCATCGAGGGGAGCCCCATCAGCATCTGCTCCCTCATAAACGAGGTGGGGGGGTCAGCTCGTGTGCAGAACACCCGAGTGGGGCTTTGGGCTTCTCTGGGACCTTGAAGACCATCCTGTGCCCTCTGTGTCCCTCTTTCTCTCCATGTGCATAATGGGTGTGCTAGCCCTATAACCCCTCCTTTTCAGGGTCACTATGATGCTCCCATGGGTCCACGGGGTGGGGACTCTGAGGGTTGTGAGCCCCTCTCACTTTGTGGCTGACCGCCTGTCCCATCCCGGCCCACACAGGAATGCCGCCTTAATCGGCCAAGCAGTGCAGCCCAGCTCCAGACACGCATTGAGAGTTCCCTGGCAGGCAGCCCCTGCCTGGGCCACAACAAGCTCAGCCGGGAGCCCAGCTTCATCGTGGTGCATTATGCGGGGTCTGTGCGGTACCACACCGCAGGCCTGGTGGAGAAGAACAAGGTGAGGGCTGGGCCGTGGCCTGTGGGCCCCTGCGTGAAATGAGATGCCGAGTCATTGCTGCGTGTGTGTGGAAGCTTCTATCGTGCACCCTTCCCTCCTGAACATCCTCCCGAATCCAGGGTCGCCTCTTGGGCCCACCTGTCTGAGGTCTGTGCTCCTCAGGCACGACCTGCCCAGAAATGACTGCATTTCTTGGTTTCTAGGCACCCAGTAGACCAGCTCTGAGTCTCCTGGGCTCAGGCACTGCCCTTCTTCTGGGGCCTGGGTGAGCAGGGCTGGCAGCCCGTGGGCAGCACCACGCCTGCTCTCACCGTTGTCcttgtcctttccccataggaCCCCATCCCCCCTGAGCTGACCAGGCTCCTGCAGCAATCCCAGGACCCCCTGCTCAAGGTGCTGTTTCCTGCTGACCCTGAAGAGAAGTCCCAGGAGGAGCCCTCTGGCCAGAGCAGGGCCCCTGTGTTGACCGTGGTGTCCAAGTTCAAGGTGggtctggtggtgctgatggGATGTGCTTGGTTCACTCATCAATCTCCAGTGCTTACCAAGCACCTCCCGGGATCAGTGCTGTGTGCTGGGAGCACTGAGGAGTCAGGGAGCCGTGGTCCTGGTCCACGGAAGACAGAGACCGGAAACTGACAGAGGGACTGTGTGTGTAGTTGACGTGACAGGAAGCCTAGGGGCTCATGGGTGGCAGTGCGGCCTTTCGCCCACTACTGATAGGGTGATCATGGAAGAGCAGTAGTTACCTGAACCTCTGTGACTGGCCCACTCCCAGTTCCCTAGCTTCCTGCTCAAACTCTGTCCTCGGCCAGTGCAGACTTGTCCCCTCCTGCCGTCTCTCAGCCCTTGCACGTTCTGCTCCACCGCCCCTCAGCTCCACCCTCACTCCCGCCCTTCATGCCACTTCTCTTAGTTTATTCCTTGTCCTCCTTCCAACCGCAGCCTTCTCATCACCTCCCAGAGGAGGCAACCAGGGGAGCCCAGGTTTGGTTAGCCCTTTCCTGCCCAGCCTCAGACACCACTGAGAGAGCCCATCCCACGTCTGCAAGGCCCGTTAGGCCCTGAGCTGTGAGACGACGGCAGACGGCCATGTCGTAGCCCTGGCAAGGCTTCCAGCACATAGGACGGGCTTAGTCGCCCGAACAACTGTCGCCTGAACAAATGGCAGGGGGTTCTGAGATGCTTCTTTTCTGGAAAGGTTGctctgggtgggggggggcgcgGCTGAGACCAGATGCAGGGAGACCAACCAGGTGGGGAGGGTCACAGGTCAAGAAGGGTCCCTGGAGGCGGAGGTGAGGAGTGGCGTGTGCTTTGGGCACACCCAGTGAGAGCCGCCAGGAGTCATTCAGGGTGTGTGAGGATCCAGGTCTCGGGGCTGGGAGGGCTGCTTGGACGTGTCACTAGCCAGGGCCCAGCTGGTGCCCCCCCAGCAGCCTGACCCACGGCCTCTCCCCTCTGCAGGCCTCCCTGGAGCAGCTTCTGCAGGTCCTGCATAGCACCACACCCCACTACATTCGCTGCATCAAGCCCAACAGCCAGGGCCGGGCGCAGATGTTCCACCAGGAGGAGGTAATTCACACTGGGCCAGAGCTGCTTTGTGGAGGGTCCCATTCGGCCAAGACCCTGGAGGGGTAAAGGGCAGGATGTCTGCTCCAAATGGAGTGACATTAGGGAGGGCTTATCTCCCCAGCTCTGGCAGGACGGTCATGTACAGTTGTGTGGTCTGTGTAATGCACGGTGGCCCAACCACAGGAGGCAAGTAGGGGCTACAGTGCATCTTGCTCTCTGTTCACCAAGCCATGTGCCCTGACAAGAGACTGAGGCTGCCCAGAGGAATGGGTGTCTTTTGTGATTAGCTGAAAGTCTGTGTCACCTTACAGACCAGACACAGTGCACTGTTTCTGATGGAAGGATAGTTTCTAAAATTTGCACAAAAGCACTCTGTGGCCAGCAGCTGCCCTTTGCCCTTTGGAGGGATGTGGAAGAGGTATGAGAGCTGGACAGTGCTGGAGAGTGTCCCACAGTCGACTGGCAGATATGACCTTAGGATTCATAGGACCACTGCTCTGTGGTAAAGACCTTGGTTGGGTCCCGGAAGCATCTTCACAGTATAACCTCCCCTGCTTCTTAGCTGTGACTCACTCTATCGactgcagaatataaaataaataaaaaagaggaattgGATTGGGCTGCATTGTGAGGCAAAGACGGGAGCGGTGAGACAGCCAGGACTAGCATTGGCCTCAGTTGTACCAGAAGCCAGGCTTCAGGTAAGGGGACCTGGGGCCCCCAGGACCCTTTCTAACAGGGAGATTTTCTCAAGGCCCCTTGATTTCTCACTGCCCCAAAGACTGTCTGCCCATCAGGAGAGCCTGCAGATCCACACCAGCAGGGCCACGGGAAGGGTGGCATTTGGGGCCTGCTGGCCCCATGCTGCAGCCctgtc
This Balaenoptera acutorostrata chromosome 20, mBalAcu1.1, whole genome shotgun sequence DNA region includes the following protein-coding sequences:
- the MYO19 gene encoding unconventional myosin-XIX isoform X5 produces the protein MLQQVNGHSSGSDAHGGESLREDLQEFLGGEAPLHQLDDLTKVNPVTLETVLRCLQARYTADTFYTNAGCTLVALNPFKPIPQLYSPELMQEYHAAPQPQKLKPHIFTVGEQTYRSVKSLIEPVNQSVVVSGESGAGKTWTSRCLMKFYAVVAASPTSWENHKIAERIEQRILNSNPVMEAFGNACTLRNNNSSRFGKFIQLQLNSLLVPRAQQMTGAAVQTYLLEKTRVACQASSERNFHIFYQICKGASADERLQWHLPEGAAFSWLPNPERTLEEDCFEVTREAMLLLGIDAPTQNNIFQALAGLLHLGNTRFADSENEAQPCPLMDDAECSVRTSASLLRLPEDALLETLRIRTIRAGRWQQVFRKPCSRAECDTRRDCLAKLVYARLFDWLVSVINSSICADPDSWTTFIGLLDVYGFESFPTNSLEQLCINYANEKLQQHFVAHYLRAQQEEYTAEGLEWSTVSYQDNQTCLDLIEGSPISICSLINEECRLNRPSSAAQLQTRIESSLAGSPCLGHNKLSREPSFIVVHYAGSVRYHTAGLVEKNKDPIPPELTRLLQQSQDPLLKVLFPADPEEKSQEEPSGQSRAPVLTVVSKFKASLEQLLQVLHSTTPHYIRCIKPNSQGRAQMFHQEEVLSQLEACGLVETIHISAAGFPIRVSHRNFLERYELLRRLCPGVAPSPHGPPLDEGRSAPWPLADLAAVSRLRRFLWQPPERHWAAKGGQSPQNGLHTPSRPRCKPSSRTSSTLCQPWLGHQLRPRRPQCTVAGPRCS
- the MYO19 gene encoding unconventional myosin-XIX isoform X2; amino-acid sequence: MLQQVNGHSSGSDAHGGESLREDLQEFLGGEAPLHQLDDLTKVNPVTLETVLRCLQARYTADTFYTNAGCTLVALNPFKPIPQLYSPELMQEYHAAPQPQKLKPHIFTVGEQTYRSVKSLIEPVNQSVVVSGESGAGKTWTSRCLMKFYAVVAASPTSWENHKIAERIEQRILNSNPVMEAFGNACTLRNNNSSRFGKFIQLQLNRAQQMTGAAVQTYLLEKTRVACQASSERNFHIFYQICKGASADERLQWHLPEGAAFSWLPNPERTLEEDCFEVTREAMLLLGIDAPTQNNIFQALAGLLHLGNTRFADSENEAQPCPLMDDAECSVRTSASLLRLPEDALLETLRIRTIRAGRWQQVFRKPCSRAECDTRRDCLAKLVYARLFDWLVSVINSSICADPDSWTTFIGLLDVYGFESFPTNSLEQLCINYANEKLQQHFVAHYLRAQQEEYTAEGLEWSTVSYQDNQTCLDLIEGSPISICSLINEECRLNRPSSAAQLQTRIESSLAGSPCLGHNKLSREPSFIVVHYAGSVRYHTAGLVEKNKDPIPPELTRLLQQSQDPLLKVLFPADPEEKSQEEPSGQSRAPVLTVVSKFKASLEQLLQVLHSTTPHYIRCIKPNSQGRAQMFHQEEVLSQLEACGLVETIHISAAGFPIRVSHRNFLERYELLRRLCPGVAPSPHGPPLDEGRSEWSPHSEQATLQALLQDILHTLPALARAPAEATPAPVHCGRTKVFMTDSTLELLERGRAQVLEQCARCIQGGWRRHRGRKQERQRRAAVLLQAAVRSWLTRKHIQRLHAAATVIKRAWQEWRIRMAFLASKELDGVEEQHSSQVTCSPSSFPLPQAQTRLLGAVTRFWPLGLVLANAAVGARGFRRRLVVFACLPLPVGSLSSYTVQTAQEQAGVTSIRALPQGSIKFHCRKSPLRYADICPEPSPDTVTGFNQILLERHRLGHV